The genome window aagattcaagatctcaagaatcaagatcaagattcaagaatgaagaaaagactcaatcaagataagtattaaaaagttttttcaaaactttgaatagcacatgagtttttgacaaaacctttaccaaagagtttttactctctggtaatcgattaccatattgttgtaatcgattaccagtagcaaaatgagtttgaaaaagttttcaaactgaatttacaacgttccaaatattttcaaaaggctgtaatcgataacaatatttggtaatcgattaccagtgtctttgaacgttgaaattcaaatttaaatatgaagagtcacattgtttcactcaaaagctttgtgtaatcgattacacttatttggtaatcgattaccagtgactgtttctgaaaaatcaaaagatgtaactcttcaaaaaggttttgactttttcaaatgggttttaagtttttctaaaagttataactcttctgaatggccttcttgaccagacatgaagagtctataaaagcaaggctttgttttgcatttttaatcaatctttctaacaacaatcttgaatacttttgcttttccaatcaatcctttacaagccttgaaatctctttgaagttcttcttcttcttcttttgtaccaaaagctttctgaagttttctggttttctaatccttgaaaacttgtgctattcatcttttcattctcttctccctttgccaaaaagaattcgccaaggactaaccgcctgaattcttttatgtctcccttctcccttgtcaaagaattcaacacgacacagtctgagaattcttttgattctttccattccctaatacaaaagcgttcaaaggtttaatcgcctgagaattcttttgtatccccattcacaaagtatcaaaggtgtaacagcctgagatctttgtctgaacacattagagggtacatcctttgtggtacaagtagagggtgcatctacttgggtttgactgagaacaagggagggtacatcccttgtggatctttgcttgtaaaaggatttttacaaggttgaaagaaatctcaaggaccgtaggtcgcttggggactggatgtaggcacgggttgttgccgaaccagtataaaaactcttgtgtgtttgtttccttcttccctactcttttactttccgctgtgcatttaattttcgtttttactttctgttaagtttctcttctactccatattctcttaacaacaaaagtaaaagccttaaaagagtaatttttaattggtaaagctttaggaataattaattcaacccccctcttcttaattattctgaggccactcgatccaacataaaGTATGGCGCGCGGGTGCGAGTAGGGATATATAGGTATCCAACGGGTATGAGAATGAGGATTAAAATTGTTACCTGCATGGGTATGGGGGCAAGGTagagatattatttttaaacgtGAGTATAAGGAAAAGTATTACAAGACCCGACCCAGACCTACCCATTGCCATCATTAGTTGACAACACTTTACTTTCCACATGCTGCCACGCACACTGAGGGCACATCATAAAGTGAAGGCTAACTGCATAAGAAGatgaaaatttgttaaaagCTGAATTTGTCCATGAGAAGCATCAAAATAGAAGACTAAAGATACTACACAGTTTGACCATGGACAAAACACTAACACACCAACATTTGAACCTTTACTTAATATTTATGAAGCAGTCTACTTCAAAATGCTTAGAGTTGTGAAGAAGTGTTAAGTTTAATGAAGTTGTGCTACTTCAAAATGGAATATTAGTTTGATCTTCATCAACAAAATCTATCATGTATGGATGCTTTCTTAGCAAACATCAAAATGGTTATTTTGTTGATACTTCATAATGCTCATCAGAAAGGTTCCTTAAAATGAGAACCTCTTATGGACTATCTCAGAATGGTTCTGCAAGCTGTCACTTCATGATAACTATCAAATCTAACTACTTGCTCTAGAAGCTTGTCAGTTGAGTGGAACCCACTTCAACATCTTCTTATGAGCTTTATCAGGTTTTTTTGAAGAGCACCTTGAACAAGTTGAAGCATTCCAAACAAGAACAACTTGAGCAAATCTCTAAGTGAGAAATCTAAAATTTTTGCTTCAACCCTCTCTGTGAGAATGGCCTACTTCTGTATTAAGCTTGTAAACTATAATATCTACTAGATAGAGAAAAAACATTCCTAAGTGGAATCCCTCTTAGAGGTAAAGATCTCTAATTTGTGTAGTAAAATACACAAATACCCATTTCTGTTGTAAGCCTAGTAGTGGCTGACAAAGATGAAATCCAGTGGTGTAATTGTTCTAGTTGATGCAAGGTTGGAAGTCAAGTGGGAGTACTAGCAGTTTGTTGAAATCCAGTGATTTTTAGTCCAGTAATGGTTGATTATGTTAGTGAAATCTCATCTAGAAGGATGATGACTGGATGTAGCCCAAGGTTGGGGTAAACTAGTATAAAAAGCTTTGAATAAACAACTCTTTTTGAAACTAAACTTGCTTTCATCAAAAGTCTTtacataatcaattattttttaaacaaacgcTTTAAATTGCTAAAAAAAACCCTTTTGTTTTCCATAATTGCTTGCATTTCCATTCTAAGCAacttgaattttcattttgcacAGAGTAAACCTGAGTATGACAGAATAAAGGAATGTGAGAATGCACAGGAAATCTGGAACAGACTCAAAACAACACATAAGGGTACAAATCAGGCAAAGGACTCAAAGGTTGATGTTGAGAATAGTGATGATGATTTTTCTGAAGAAGATGAACAGGAACTAGCATTTCTAACCAAAAGAGTTCAAAGGTTGCTCAGAAGGAGAAAAGGACCAAGAAGAAATTTCTTAAGAAAAGACTTTTAGCAAGGAGAAAGCTCCAAGCAAGTCAGATGTTTTGAATGCAACACACCTAGCCACATAAAAATTGATATCCTTTTTCTTAAGAAAGACTTCAAAAAAGGAGACCCGAAGAAGAAGGCAACGATGGCTACATGGGATAACACAGGCTTATCATCTTTTGAGAATTAGATGAGGAGCATGCAACTAAGAAAGTATCTGATTTAGAGAGTGacttatattttcaaataagaAAGTATTGGAACAAGCTTTGGATAACTTACTCAATGACTCATATTTTAACTCGAAAATGTGCTCATTTGAAAGGGAAACTTTCTAATGCTcagaaagaaaatgagaagCTCAAAATCGATAATGATATTCTTTTTAAGAATAACCATTGTATGCAAGAATCTCATTTCAATCATTTTGAACAGTTAAAACTAAGAAGAAAGACAACTACAACAGGAGTTATCTCTTTTGATCAAACTcaacttgaaaatgaaaataaagttttttgaaagaaaaaagtttagaaactatcaaaagatTTAACTAACTTTGTGGATGGAACAAGCAACTTGGATCAGGTAATTGGAATCCAAAGAAGCTTCTATGATAGAGCTGGGCTTCAATAAGAATCCcataaaagtttttcaaaagtcTAATATAAACAAGAAGGCCAAATGGAAATGCTCCAACTGTAATAGATGGGAACACCAGACTTCAAAATGTTACAGAAAAAGGAATATTCCCTTCATAAAGGTAACTAACACACAAGGAACCAAGAAACTAATGGTACCTAAGATTTTATTACTTTCAAATGCAAGAATGTCTATTCCACAACAAGAACAAAGAGTTGTGGTTCTTGGACAATGGTTGCTCCAGGCATATGACCGGAGACAAAAGCAAATTCCCAAGCCTTGGAAAGAGAAAGGATGGAGGGTCTTTTGCTTTTGGAGATAGTAGAAAAGCCCCCATCAAAGGAGTAGGTAAAATTGGTAAACAAAACTACTCaaattgaaaatgtttattatataaaagGGTTGAAACATAATCTTCTAAGTATTAGTCAACTACAATGGTTATGAAGTTAAATTTGAGCGTAATGCTTGTGTGATTAAAGAATCATCAATAGGACATTAGGAACTATGTGATAAGCATTAGCCCCTATAGCTTCCAAATTATATGATGACATCATGCacgatataataaatatttttctcaaaataatattatacaaataagttaaataaatattttatttaaatcaattaCTAATCACGTCCCACTTCATATTACGTACCaaatattttcattcaaaatatttaaaatatgtataaatatttaaaacatagatactcaaacaatatatatatatatatatatatatatatatatatatatatatatatatatatatatatatatatatataatatcctgtattatttaaatatcaaatattataaacatatgCATTTTGTCTGTGATTATGCATGGCCAAGTCGTCAATAAAGTACACGTTATTATTTCACGCAAAATTATTATCGGTTATATCTCAAGtagcgttttttttttttggttttgcgtatctatattttaaatacttattgacgcattttttttatatataaactaattCTAAATGCTACTTATTCATGGCTTTATTAGCAGTTGGAAACCTAGCTCATAAGTCATACGAATGGTCAGTTCGTCACACGTAGCTgtagaaaaatgttttaataatacttaattttCTTACATAGTATAATTAGTTTCATAGTTTAAATATTGTGATAAATAATTCAGGAAATAATGCATAAATATCTAATGTAAAGACTACTATGTATATGAGTGAAAAGCCTGAAAACTTTACTACAAAGACATATTGTTGATACAATGGGATAAATAAAGTAGTTAAAACTATATACAAAGCATCTAGTTTATTTGTTAGTGCtacattaattacttttaatgtTCACTATTATCACATTAACAAATGAAAGAACAACTAATTGCGAAaccaaatgtttttttaataattgtgtgATAAATattccttctatttttttcattacaagtaattttaactaattctcaaattttaaaattgttgctAAAAATGGTTagtcttaaatttataaaaaaaaattatactaataacttttcaaattacccttatttaaaaatacaaggtttaattattcatttagtgATTAGAGTTTTCAAATTTATACATTTTAGTCCGTATagttaataaatgaattttttagtttctaagttttatattttaattccaaaaaagttccattaaaatattttaactaataaagttaaaaaaaaattaaaagtagaaaccttttgacaattaaaatataaatttcagataaacttattaaatttgagaaactaattttttttttacttattaattataCGAACTAAAAGGAATAAATTTAAAAGCTGcaaaaattatatgaataattaaaccaaaatacaataaattattaatttttcactCACTTTAACTATCTTTttaatgtcattaatttttatatattagaaaCTGTTGAGATGATTCACTGTTATTAATTAGAAAAGTGGGAAAACATATAGGAAATTGTAGAGTAATTAAATATGATGTAACTATAGATTAAGAGTGGATTTGAAAAAACATATAGATTTATAAATTGACTTTATATAAAAGAACAACAAAACTTACAAAGAGGAATAATTATTTACTCACTTACATAATCTTATTATTCAATATTCTAAAATTAAGTTATATAAATGACTAGTTTTTTTGGAAGAGAGATCGGTTTGCACATCTtcttacacattttttttacttatattaaaatatgttttatatttatctaaacattcaatattataataatgTACTGTCTAGTTATATTGTTTATGTAGAATCTAATAACAAGAATAAAAtcaaactattattattttaatatacttttaaatGTATGTATACTATATTAATCTTAATAACGTAtatgaatgaaattaaaaagaaacattcagcaaaaaatatgaatgaagtattaaatagttttagtttaatgtgttatatatatattaagatttttttgtgCAACGTTAAGacagattcaagaaaagaattgTAAAATAGTATAAAACTGTTTTCTTCCACAAATTTTGGAGGTTGGTCCCAAATAGATTGATTCTGCAAACTTACATCataaatattagtatattttaaaatcttcaaatatatgattaaatacaCCATACAGGAAGAGTATACATACACACATGAAGGAAATAAACTGAAACACCAACACTTGACATTAGACTGATCATGATGATTACAGTGATGGGCAGTAAATGACTGCAATTTAAACACGTCTCAATACTGCaaaccaaaataattaataacattaatatataattaatatttttgtacaataataataataatcatagcTAGTATCATATTTTTCTGAGAACCAGAACAAAAGAGATTGGTCTAATATCCTCCTTAGCCATTTCTTCATCTACCAATCTCGCATAATTCTCAAACAAACTTTCCAAGATCCCTTCTCCAAAGTGGTGTGAGATCATTGATTCTTGAATGGCCCTAACTGCCACAGCAACCTGTGTGCCATAGCTCTCACTACTTTCTTGCTCATTATTACTCTTGTCCATCTCAAACATCTCTAGCCTCTCCATCTTCAATGACCCTTCTTTCCTCACCTCTTCTTCTATCTCTTCCCTTGATGGTGCATAGAAATGTGCATCATatgaatcaaacttctcttgctCTATTTCTCCctaaaagacaaaacaaaaccaagaatgaagaaaaagaaaaagaagaaggaggcTAAGAAAAGGTGACAAAAGAATTAATTCATAGTTATCCATACAGCTTTTAGGAGTACCAGGTCTGAATTTGAAGCAGAAAAGAAAGAGTAAAGGTGCATTCATAGTTATCCATTTAGTCTTGTTTTGTCAAAAGCAAAATCCTTGATTGTGTACCTCCAAAAAACATAAATCCTATATATTATCCTAGGTGTATATAGAGTTAATAATATACATAATTTGATTCTTAAAATCGACAATTTATGTtgcttttatatttaaaagtatatcTTTATGTATGGGTCAAAGTAGTAATTTGTTTACTGAATTATCTTATTAGGTTGGTAGCTCATAAACAATTCTATCTTGCAGGATTAATTcgtataaaaatgaaataacacAGATTACCACTTTCAAGACTGAACATCAACTTCAGTTTTATACTATATTCCATGGACTTttaactttcttcttctttaattaaCATCAAAATGACACGAGAGCTTCGATTAAATTAAGAAACTGACAACTTGATAATGCGAGTTCACCAATAAAAATCCAACCAAAATCCTTACATTGATTTTAATGTCAAGCTAGCTAACTCTGATTAGCTGAAGTTAagtatttattacaaaatataataatcaagaaATGATTGAAAGATCATGTCAATTGTCAAAGACGCTGCTAAAATTAGCAAGGGTAAACATTACAGAACTTCCACATAAGTAgtatctaaatcatttttcaCCTATAGAAACTGTAGTCTTGTTCCAGTAATTAAGAAGGAAGTtacatattttcaattttatcttgTCCTTGTAAATATGTTGAATTTCAACTTGTCAGTTAtaacacaacaacaataatgatAATGGTGATGGTGTGTCCTCTAATAAGTGTACCTGTGAGACTAGAATAGCAAATGAACGGGAAAGAATCTCCCAGAAGAAAGAGTTGCCTCTGTCAACATGTTCTGGGCCCCTTCTCCCCAAAAATATCAGCACCATTCTTCCACCTACTACTAGTTCTTCTGACCTTGACCTAAGGAATAAGGAAAAATCTTCCTGGAATTGGTGATAGTATGCTTGAGACACCACTTCAGGGCTTGATTCACAAATGTAAACACACCCTTTGTTCAAAGGCCTTTTGTGCTCATCATAGAGTGCTGGAGGAACCTGCATGACACAAACCACCAGTAAACTACACCTAAACTTGTTTCTAGACACAACTCTGATATATGGACACCCCAACAGTGCAGGTATCTCTTTTTTCTCATCTCACCATATCACTTATTATGTTATCAGACACTAGTACTTGGTACTACTAGTGTCTAGAAAACATTATTCTTCTTCTAGATAAGGCTAAAACAggaggaagatgatgatgagcATGACAAGAAAGGGGGAAAGTGTGTTATACCCTTGAAAGCCAGTGAAGACTGTAGGAGGAGTGGACAAAGTGCAAGTAACTGTTTGGGAACAGTCTTCCATAAAATGAGCCAGGGTAGCCTCCCATGAAAATGGAAGGGAACCCATTTTTCCTGTCTTGCCTAAGCAAATTTTGGAACTCTGGGATGGCCTTGAAGATTGAATTGAAGTCATTTGTTGGAAGATCATTGAAGTACACCCTGAACTCTGTGGAGTGGTGCATGATCCTGTGGCTTATGCCTTGGATGGCCTGAAAGATATCTTTGATGATTGATAGGGTGTTTGGTCCAGAGGAGCAGCCCAAATCAGCAATGCCTATGCTCTTTGGAGTGGTTGCAAGGTAGAGCTCCTCAACTGTTTGTATGATTATGTGCTTCACTTTATCAGATTCCTTCTTCTGTTGGAATAATAAGATTAAAGCAGGTATATAAGCATATCACAAAGAATTGTAGACCAGAACAAGAAAATGATGGGGGAAGATATGGTAGATTGAGaaagaatgaatgaaagaaagaaagagagagagaacctGTAGTGAGGAATTCTTGGCATAGCTAGTTTTGCCAACTCCTCCAGTCATGTGGAAGGCTTTCTCtacatccatttttttttctcagctGGATTAGGCTTTTCTAGCTTGTTAGTGAAGTTGTGGCCATCTTTTAAAGGGAGATTTCAATGATGTGGccatttacttttcttttcttttcttttttccttttaatttttgttttgcccCTATCTCTTCCAAAAATATGGCACATTAATAGTCATGGGAGTTCAGAATTAACCACCTTTAGAGTGTCACTCCTCACAAAACTCACCTCACAAGTGACAATAATTGTTGCTGTTGATGATGCTCCTTGAGAAACAAGCCTAACCAAACAATGTGGTCTAAGGGAGAATTAACTTAACTTATATTAAATCCTTGTGAAatgaatttgattaaatttaaagtCCAAAAATCTTGTCTATGGGAGAGTACTCAGAGAGCAGGACTTGATGTGTATTTGGTGATTGATCCCCATCTCCTTACCTAGCTTAAAGGGCTTAACGTATGAGGGgttttgctttttttctttgttgacaCTAATGATTCAAGCTGTCAAAAAGTTTGATGTTAGGCATCATTCAAGTGAAAGTCCTATAGTGGATATTCACTATTTTGTCCCCGCTAAAGTTTGATCATTTGGTTAGAAGGGCTTGCGATGGAGTAGGAGTTGGACCAACTTGTGATGGTGCTAGTCACTGCCACTTTGTCTGGATCAACAACTTTGAGTCCATCAAATCAGCATAGCTTTAGATGGGTaattagatattatattttattgcaCACGATCCCTTAATTAGAAATCATTTATCTAATTTTGTCTACCATCCAATGCATCGATAAACTAATACAACATTATTTTATCTTAGTTGGTATAACTGTGTCAATACTACAAAAGAGAATTTTATTCTCAACAATAGTACTAGCTATCTGACTTGAGCCGAATTGTCTTATAGAAAAAATACATGTAATTTCTAAAAATTGGTTTATTCAATTTGTTGAAAGAAGCCATGCACGATCGACACGTGTAGGCAATGGGGTTGACACATGACCCGGTAATTGATCAAGTTGTGGCAAAATGTGGTGCTTAGTGGAGGCTGTGCTGCCATGGACATATTAATTCATTCCCACATGCAGTGCCAagacacaagaatttttcaaacaGGACCATAATTTGTCCCACGCCAGTGGAAGAAGCATGAAAGGAAGGTACAGTTTTGGAGGCACTCGTTACCAATTGAGCACTCTGGGAATGGGGGGGAGGGGTGCATGTTGTTGTTTAGATTAGACTGACCGCAAATTGACGAAACCAACGGTTGTTGTCAAGTACAAAGTGGCAAAATTATGTGTGTGCTCAACCTGAACAAGgaaaatctaccataaaaagGTGCCCAAGCGTGATTTGGGTTGAAAACTTTGGGAATGAGGAGGGGCCCATCATTATTATTCTTAACACTCAGTTTGGTTCGGCCGACTTTGGACCCAAGgaattaatgtttatttattttttctttaacaccCTTCAAACCAACTTTTAAAGAGAAGTAGTAATTTATTGCTTCTCACAAATTGGTGTTTTAGAACACATGCCCACGCCGTAAAACAATCATAGTCTTAGTTAACAAAGAAAACACTACTACCAAGTGTTTTCGaaaacaaaatctttttttttttttggaaaaatgtaaattatattaaacccaaaaagatacaacaataaacggggcataccccgcagctagagaaaataaaaaatcttcataatacaagaagacctatatcaagatgttaaaacaaatgcaacaggtgcacttgtctatacataagaaacttaatcttgctaataacctctattacagaaaattgataatcttcaaaaatcagcttgttcATAGACAGCTAGAtgcagtagactgtaattgctatagccagacaacgtaactttccttgaacacctgatgtggatctggccctaattaaagagtcagtaatgcgctgtaaagaagtgaaacgcctgcggaaaggagccaaatcacgaatgtgagcccaaacttagagagatttcctgcaagaaaagaacaaatgagcatttgactcagcctcatttaaacataaagggtagagggaacccttgttcaaaaaaacaactttgtcaagagtaagcagccggttccttttagcaagccacaaaatgaaagacatcttaggcgggattgctgggttccatataacagaacaccaactaacaataggcttgacacctctaatgtattcatagactttgccaacaagcaattgttcattggtgctccaagattgaatcctctttttggcctcttctgtacttagctctttggagataataaagtcccttatttgaatgactttctttatcaaaactgaatctgatgaagaagtaTTGTAATTCCACACATCGCTCCCTCTGAAATAGTAATGGTGAATCCACCGAACCcatagagaatctttcttacaatGAAAGTCCCACAGGATATGGGAAAGAAGCGAAAGGTTCcagtccttgagattaaaaAGGCCTAAACCCCCTTCTTTTTTCGGAGAACAAACTACTGACCAAGCAACCAAGGGCTTATTTTTGTCAATATCCGCTTTGCCCCACAGAAAATTACGGCACGAAGCGTTGATCCGGTCCATAACAGATTGCGGCAAAGGAAAAATCCCTATCCAGAAATTCACAATTCCTTGAATAACTGCTCTGATCAACTCTAACTTACCTGCATAAGATAAAGACTTCTTGCTCCATCCCTGAATCAGGCCAGTAATCTTGAAAAGCAAAGGAGCATAATGACATACATTTAATCTAGATGATAAAAGGGGAACACCCAAGTATCTAAAAGGAAAGTTACCCAAGCTAAATCCAGTAAGTTGCTAAATATGAGAAAGCTCATGAGGCCTAATACCGGCTAAGTATATGGCAGATTTATCAGAGCTGATGGAAAGCCCTGAAACCCTACACAAGTGTTGAAGCTTGGCAAACATAGTTGACACAGAAAGGATATCTCCTCTAGATAGAAGCATAATATCATCTGCAAAAGCCAAATGAGATAGTTGAATACCTGCACAGTtgggatgaaatttaaaattggcaTCATCCTTGAGGCTACTCATATCTCTGGAAAAGTACTCCAAACAGAGCACAAACAGATAAGGGGAGAGAGGATCCCCTTGTCTAAGACCCCGCTGCCCTTTGAAGTGACCATAAATGGATCCATTAACTGTCACACTAAAGGAAGTGGAAGAAACACATTCCATGATCCAAGTACAGAACTGGGCTGGGAAGCCAATGGACTTAAGCATCCAATCCAAGAATTCCCAGGAAATGGAATGATAAGCTTTATGCAAGTCAATTTTCAGGAGGCATCTCGGAGAAGATCTTTTACGAGCATATTTGCGCAAAATCTCTTGAACTAGGAAGATGTTGTCCATCATCTTTCTGTTCTTAATGAAAGCAGTTTGAGTTTCCCCAATAATAGTCTTAAGCACTAGGGCTATGCGGTTGGCCAGAATTTTAGACACAATCTTGTATAACAAATTACAGCAAGATATGGGTCTAAAATGGTTAACCTGGGAGGCCTGGTCATGCTTAGGAATAAGCGCAATAATAGCATGGTTTAGCTGCTTTAGAATTTTTCCAGTTGTAA of Glycine soja cultivar W05 chromosome 1, ASM419377v2, whole genome shotgun sequence contains these proteins:
- the LOC114412285 gene encoding salicylate carboxymethyltransferase-like, giving the protein MDVEKAFHMTGGVGKTSYAKNSSLQKKESDKVKHIIIQTVEELYLATTPKSIGIADLGCSSGPNTLSIIKDIFQAIQGISHRIMHHSTEFRVYFNDLPTNDFNSIFKAIPEFQNLLRQDRKNGFPSIFMGGYPGSFYGRLFPNSYLHFVHSSYSLHWLSRVPPALYDEHKRPLNKGCVYICESSPEVVSQAYYHQFQEDFSLFLRSRSEELVVGGRMVLIFLGRRGPEHVDRGNSFFWEILSRSFAILVSQGEIEQEKFDSYDAHFYAPSREEIEEEVRKEGSLKMERLEMFEMDKSNNEQESSESYGTQVAVAVRAIQESMISHHFGEGILESLFENYARLVDEEMAKEDIRPISFVLVLRKI